The Bradyrhizobium sp. CCGB01 genome segment CGCGCATCCTGATCACCGGCTCGCTCTATCTCGCCGGACATGTGCTCGGGCTCAACGGCACGCCTCCTGCATAGTCGGCCTCGTGTCCCGGACAAGCGCAGCGAAGCGGAGCGCTGAGCCGGGACCCAGAATGCCGCCACATGGGCCCCGGCTCAGCAGCGCACCGTTTCACGCTGCGCCGCGTCCGGGGCAAGAGAGGATGCCAATGCGTTTTGCCGCGATTGCTGACGTCCACGGAAACCACCTCGCGCTGGAGGCGGTGCTCGCCGATATCCGCTCCCTCGGCATTGCCGATATCGTCAATCTCGGCGACATGCTGAGCGGCCCGCTCGATGCGCGGCGGACCATCGAGATCCTGATGGAGCTCGACGCCGTGCACGTGCTCGGCAATCACGACCGCTATCTGCTCGACCGTCCCCCGGAGAAGATGGGCTCGTGGGACCGCCCCGCGCACGCACAGCTCGATGCCGCGCAGCTCGACTGGCTGCGTGCGCAGCCGATGACGCGCGTGTATCGCGACAAGGTGTTTCTCTGTCACGCGACGCCTGAGAACGACGAAATCTACTGGCTCGACACCGTGCACCCAGACGGCACGGTCGCGCTATCGCCGCTCGGCCGCATCGAGCAGTTCGCGCAAAACGTCACGCAATCGCTGATCCTCTGCGCCCACACCCATCTCGCCCGCGCCGTGCGGCTTCGCGACGGCCGGCTGATCGTCAATCCCGGCAGCGTCGGCAGCCCCGGCTATCGCGACACGCACCCGTTTCCCCATGT includes the following:
- a CDS encoding metallophosphoesterase; its protein translation is MRFAAIADVHGNHLALEAVLADIRSLGIADIVNLGDMLSGPLDARRTIEILMELDAVHVLGNHDRYLLDRPPEKMGSWDRPAHAQLDAAQLDWLRAQPMTRVYRDKVFLCHATPENDEIYWLDTVHPDGTVALSPLGRIEQFAQNVTQSLILCAHTHLARAVRLRDGRLIVNPGSVGSPGYRDTHPFPHVVEAGTPHARYAILELADGEWQVTFRNIAYDHETMAALARRNHQPELANALATGWIK